The genomic DNA AGCGCGAACTGGAGCGTGCCGCCCTCGGTCAGGTCGACGGTCTGCTCGAGCGTCTGGTAGCCGTCGAGGCTCACGCGCAGCGTCCGGTTGGCGCGGGCCGTCACGGGCGCGGCGCGGATGGGAGTCACTCCGGGGAGCATGAAGCCGTCCACGGCCACCTGCGCTCCCGCCGGCTCGGTGATGACGTCGATGAGCACGGTGCCGCCGACGGGCGTGCTCGTCTGGCCCCCGCCGGCGAGCGGGGCCTCCAGGCCGGCGGCGGGGGGCACGGTGGCGGGAGTCGTAGGGGTGGTGGGGGGCACCTGGGTGACGGCGCTGCCAGGGCGGAAGAACAGGGCGTTGTACCCCCACACCGCCAAGGCCACGAGCGCGACGACGAGCAGCACGGTCGGGACCATCGGGTTGATCCGGAAACCCCGCCCGGTGGAGCGGCGCTTCGCCTGGCGCGGCGGCGGTTCGCCCCGCCGCTCCTTCTCCAGGCGCTCCTCCAGCGTGGTGAGACCGCCGGCGCGCTGGCGCTCCCGCTGGTAGAGCTCGAGGGCCTCGTCGCCGGGTAGGCCGACGGCGTGCGCGAACAGCCTCACGAAGTTGCGGGTGTAGACGTCCTCGGGAAGGTCCGCGAAGCGACCCTCCTCGAGTGCGCGCAGGTACTCGCGGCGTACGTGCGTCAGCTCGGCGACGTCGCCGAGCTCGAGTCCCTTCGACTCGCGCGCCTCGCGGAAGAGGCGGCCCAGGTCGCCTGCGCCGGCTTGGCGCAGGTCCGCGCCAGCTTGGCGCAGGTCCGCGCCAGCTTGGCGCAGGTCGGCGCCGGTTTGGCGCAGGTCCGCGCCGGCGTGGCGCCCGTCGGCGCCGGTCAGTCGGGAGTCGGTGTCGTCCGAGGGTCTCATCGCACACCCGCCCCTACGAGATCGGGCGCCGCGCTGCTCGCGCCCGCGTACGCCGCCGCTATGCGGGCGGCAAGCCTGGCG from Trueperaceae bacterium includes the following:
- a CDS encoding DUF4115 domain-containing protein; amino-acid sequence: MRPSDDTDSRLTGADGRHAGADLRQTGADLRQAGADLRQAGADLRQAGAGDLGRLFREARESKGLELGDVAELTHVRREYLRALEEGRFADLPEDVYTRNFVRLFAHAVGLPGDEALELYQRERQRAGGLTTLEERLEKERRGEPPPRQAKRRSTGRGFRINPMVPTVLLVVALVALAVWGYNALFFRPGSAVTQVPPTTPTTPATVPPAAGLEAPLAGGGQTSTPVGGTVLIDVITEPAGAQVAVDGFMLPGVTPIRAAPVTARANRTLRVSLDGYQTLEQTVDLTEGGTLQFALTAADAEPGASSPTTSSAAPSGNEVLITVRATSWLEVYRGTARNEGERLVYTTAAPGAVYRFTLPVYVHAGNAAGVEVTVGDGAPTVMGSAGAVVGRAFSAR